The sequence AGCAGTCGCATCAGGGTCATTGATATTGCGCTCTAACCCTGCGATGTCAGCCTCGCCATATCTGTCTACTAAATCATCTCTAGTAATCATTATTTCACCTTGAATTGCAATTTTTCGCGTAGCTGACCAGTATCTAGTAATGGTGTGCTGCCCTGCTTGCGATATATAGTCTCTTCTGCTAACGGTTTGAAGTTGCCTCGAACCTTCATGTAAGACCTAATATCTTCGATAGCAACAAGCCCTAATTCATTCCAAGACCTTTGCAACGTCTTTTTACGCCTAAATATTGGTGTAATATTGGCTTTCACCATTAGACCGTACTTACGCCTATTGGCATCAAGCGCGGGCTGCATGAATGGTCGGGCTGGAACGCCACGACCTTCCTCATGATTTTGTGCCAAATCCTTCATAGATATCGGGTCGGGGTTCGGATCACGCCTTGCGCCTATCGGGTGTTTGTACATTGACCTTGCGTCGTAACCAACTTCAATAGTGGCTTGATACTTGTTGGTTATGCTTCGGATGCGATCTAAAAGACCATTGTCTTTTTGAGTGACCTGAGCGACTATCATTTTTCGGTCTTAGCGTCTGCCTTTACTGTGGCTTTAGGCGCAGGTTTCAGATCAGGATTAACCACGGTTTTATTGGCGGCTTTATCTACAACCAAATCACCGTTTGCGAATAGCTTGGCACCAATGCCGTTATTCTTAACTTTGGCAATCTGGTCATCTGCTAAATCGATAGCCACGCCTTTTTTAAAGGCGATATCTGCTACCGTGTAGCTGTCATGTGCGCCCACGTATTTAATCTTTGGCATTTTTAGCTTCCTCTATGGCTTGAGCGATAACCAAAAGCTCAGGTTTATTGTCAGACTCGGCAAACTCACCGCCGTTTTCAATGATGTAAGCCTCAAGTTCTTCAACTTTCATTTTGCTAACTGGTTTAGCGTCAGGCTCTTTATCAGCTTGCTCGGTCTCGACAAAGCTACCGTCTTCTAAAAACGCCTTGCCAAATCCATCTGCTTTCAATAATTCGGTTTGCTCGTCGCTCAATTCAGTTTCAACACCTTTTACGAACAAAAAGCCAGCCACCCGAATAGAGCTGTTGTTGCCGTTATATGTAAACTTACTCATTATTATTACCTCGAATTCTGGACAATAAAAAAGCGCCTTAATAGACGCTTAATTACCGTTTTATTTAGGTTTTCTTGGTATCGTAGTAACGCATTGAGTCAACACGTTTCAGCCATACGCCTTGATAGGTGTAAGAGCCTGGTACAAACACATCAAAGCCTTTAGCTTGTGCTGACAAGAACTGTAGCTCTTGCGGAATACGCATCTCAATGCAGTTAGGGTTTTTGTTGTACGACACGATACGGTCAGAGGCAGTAGCACCTGCACCATTACCACGGCGATTGGCTGTGATTTCAATCTGCTTGCCTTCAAGTGCTGCTTCGTTGTTTTCACGAATGTACTTGATAAGCGGCGTTTCATTGGTGGCTGACACAGTACGACCTGCTAATTCACGCGCAATGCTAGTCGGCAAGATAACAGTATTGATTGCCACATCACTATCAAAAGCAGACGCATCGGCGCTATCATAGATAATCGTGTTGATTAAATCCATGATTGCCGCAACTGGCGCAGTCGCAAAGTTTAGGGTGCGAGTATCAAGTGCTACGCCGTCTTGGTTGTAAAAGCCTTTAATGCCTGTCTCAGCTTCACCATTCCAAGCAACCTTGCTCATATGGCGCTCAAAGCCCATTTGTGCAGCAGCAATTTTGTCAGCTTCAAGATTGATACCCATTGCCATTGCCGTCGCAATCTCATGGATAGAGTATTGATAGCCAATAGTACCCATCTTGGTAGGTAGCGAAATTTCATCGAATACGACTTCGGCTAATGGAATATCCATACCAGTGCCGCTAAACGCCTTACCCTCACCAACGCCTTGCTTACGTTGTAAGCTGTGCGAAGTGCCGACCACAGCATTGATGTTGTCGTTGACTGGAATGTATTTTGCATACTCCATCAATTCCATCATTTGCGGAGTCATGCCGTTAATACTTTCTACTTGCACCATCAATTTAGCTAATGATTCAAGATTGAATGCGTCGCCAATATATGGACTTGCTTTAATGTGATCTGCTACTGGCTGTAACCGTAGCATCATGTGTTGTAATTTATTCATTCTTTAAGCTCCCAAGATTTCAATAACGGTTAGGTTTTGGCTGCCAACCGATGTTCCGCCAAAACGCATACCTTCAACAGCTGTTGTGGTTTCTGTGATTTGACCTGTGGCATTAGCACCAACAACGGTTGTTAGGTCGGTAATCTTAGCAACAGATGGCGACCAGATTTTACCCTTGACCATTACTGGCACAACATCGCCTTTCTTGTAGCTATCAACTGGACCATAAAGAACGACGATACCAACATAACCAGCATTTACGTTCTGAGTCGTGGTGCAGCCTTTCTTGTCATCAGTCAGATAGATAACCGAGCCGTCAACAACTGGATAAGCAGGGTCAACCATTAATGGCAAACTTAATACTTCTTCTGGCATTGACTTGACGCGCATACCTGCAACAGCAATAGCGTCATCGCCTTTTAGTAATGGTGTCATTATTTAACTCCTTCCCACATTTTAGATTTGTCAAATGGCTTGTCTGCACCATCACTTATTTGTTTGTCATTTAAGCCGTTAAGCGCACTATCAGCAGCGTTAACTTGTGGCTTACTATCAGCAGTAGCTAACAGTGCCTTAAATGCTGTATCAATAGCTGATTGCTCGGCATCGGCAACAGAATCACCAACAATAGCTTTAACTAAATTATCATCAGCTTTTGCAGCGATAACGTCACGGCGGATCTGCTCGCTAGACTTGCCATCAGTTACGATAGCGTCGTTCAGCTTCTTAGCATTACTGATGGT is a genomic window of Psychrobacter cibarius containing:
- a CDS encoding DUF2184 domain-containing protein, with protein sequence MNKLQHMMLRLQPVADHIKASPYIGDAFNLESLAKLMVQVESINGMTPQMMELMEYAKYIPVNDNINAVVGTSHSLQRKQGVGEGKAFSGTGMDIPLAEVVFDEISLPTKMGTIGYQYSIHEIATAMAMGINLEADKIAAAQMGFERHMSKVAWNGEAETGIKGFYNQDGVALDTRTLNFATAPVAAIMDLINTIIYDSADASAFDSDVAINTVILPTSIARELAGRTVSATNETPLIKYIRENNEAALEGKQIEITANRRGNGAGATASDRIVSYNKNPNCIEMRIPQELQFLSAQAKGFDVFVPGSYTYQGVWLKRVDSMRYYDTKKT